tttgaatgtccccatattgctgttccacagaactgaacagtgttaactttctatagtgtggtatattcatcccaaactctcccgtgagcaatgttcaatgataattaatatttattcatttcttaactggtcaaaatgaagaatgctgaatattttgacaccgtaatgttatgttgcagacaccgagtgacctgactgaaccctctggagaccatgaatggaatgatagatacacttcatccttacaacaggttactacttcttgtcatgatatactaggtttgagttttcagctttctttgacaaacacaggagaagttataagtcagaaacatagactctccataatttcagtcgtcatgtcctcatatttcttcagacctgaaaaacctgagtgtgtttcaggtgacatgacttttgtcttaacctaactctggagagcctgtgttcgaatgtccccatattgctgttccacagaactgaacagtgttaactttctatagtgtggtatattcatcccgaactctcccgtgagcaatgttcaatgataattaatatttattcatttcttaactggtcaaaatgaagaatgctgaatattttgacaccgtaatgttatgttgcagacaccgagtgacctgactgaaccctctggagaacatgaatggaatgatagatacacttcatccttacaacaggttactacttcttgtcatgatatactaggtttgagttttcagctttctttgacaaacacaggagaagttataaatcagaaacatggactctccatgatttcagtcgtcatgtcctcatatttctttagacctgaaaaacctgagtgtgtttcaggtgtcatgacttttgtcttaacctaactctggagaggctgtgtctaaatgtccccatattgctgttccacagagaagaacagtgttaactttctatagtgtggtacattattcccaaactctcctgtgagcaatgttcaatgataattaatatgtattcatttcttaactggtcagaatgaagaatgctgaatattttgacaccgtaatgttatgttgcagacaccaagggacctgactgaaccctctggagaccatgaatggagtgagagatccacttcatcctttcaacaggttactacttcttatcatgatatactaggtttgagttttcagctttctttgacaaacacaggagaagttctaaatcagaaacatagactctccatgatttcagtcgtcatgtcctcatatttcttcagacctgaaaaacctgagtgtgtttcaggtgacatgacttttgtcttaacctaactctggagagcctgtgttcgaatgtccccatattgctgttccacagaactgaacagtgttaactttctatagtgtggtatattcatcccaaactctcccgtgagcaatgttcaatgataattaatatgtattcatttcttaactggtcagaatgaagaatgctgaaacttttgacaccgtaatgttgttatgttgcagacatcaagtgacaggtacctgactgaaccctctggaaaccaagaatggagtgagagatccacttcatccttacaacaggttactacttcttatcatgatatactaggtttgaattttcaatgttctttgacaaacacaggagaagttataaatcagaaacatggactctccaggatttcagtcgtcatgtcctcatatttctttagacctgaaaaacccgagtgtgtttcaggtgacatgacttttgccttaacctcacatctggagagcctgtgttcgaatgtccccatattgctgtaccacagaactgaacagtgttaactttctatagtgtggtatattcatcccaaactctcccgtgagcaatgttcaatgataattaatatttattcatttcttaactggtcaaaatgaaaaatgctgagtattttgacaccgtaatgttatgttgcagacaccaagtgacctgactgaaccctctggagaacaagaatggagtgagagatccacttcatccttacaacaggttactacttcttatcatgatatactaggtttgagttttcagctttctttgacaaacacaggagaagttataaatcagaaacatggactctccatgatttcagtcgtcatgtcctcatatttcttgagacctgaaaaacctgagtgtgtttcaggtgacatgacttttgtcttaacctaactctggagagcctgtgttcgaatgtccccatattgctgttccacagaactgaacagtgttaactttctatagtgtggtatattcatcccaaactctcccgtgagcaatgttcaatgataattaatatttattcatttcttaactggtcagaatgaagaatgctgaatatgttgacaccgtaatgttatgttgcagacaccaagtgacctgactgaaaccctctggagaccatgaatggagtgagagatccacttcattcttacaacaggttactacttcttatcatgatatactaggtttgagttttcagctttctttgacaaacacaggagaagttataagtcagaaacatagactctccataatttcagtcgtcatgtcctcatatttcttcagacctgaaaaacctgagtgtgtttcaggtgacatgacttttgtcttaacctaactctggagagcctgtgttcgaatgtccccatattgctgttccacagaactgaacagtgttaactttctatagtgtggtatattcattcccaaactctcctgtgagcgatgttcaatgaataacaatgtttattcatttattaactaatcaggatgaataaatttgaatatttctgacactgcactgttgctatgttgcagacaccaagtgttccgatcctgatgaaaccttttgaagatcaagaaaggagtggaagatccacttcttccttacaacaggttactacgtcttatcattatatactaggtttgagttttcagctttctttgacaaacacaggagaagttataaatcagaaacatggactctccatgatttcagtcgtcatgtcctcatatttcttcagacctgaaaaacctgagtgtgtttcaggtgacatgacttttgtcttaacctaactctggagagcctgtgttcgaatgtccccatattgctgttccacagaactgaacagtgttaactttctatagtgtggtatattcatcccaaactctcccgtgagcaatgttcaatgataattaatttttattcatttcttaactggtcaaaatgaaaaatgctgagtattttgacaccgtaatgttatgttgcagacaccaagtgacctgactgaaccctctggagaacaagaatggagtgagagatccacttcatcctcacaacaggttactacttcttatcatgatatactaggtttgagttttcagctttctttgacaaacacaggagaagttataaatcagaaacatggactctccatgatttcagtcgtcatgtcctcatatttcttgagacctgaaaaacctgagtgtgtttcaggtgacatgacttttgtcttaacctaactctggagagcctgtgtttgaatgtccccatattgctgttccacagaactgaacagtgttaactttctatagtgtggtatattcatcccaaactctcccgtgagcaatgttcaatgataattaatatttattcatttcttaactggtcagaatgaagaatgctgaatattttgacaccgtaatgttatgttgcagacaccaagtgacctgactgaaccctctggagaccatgaatggagtgagagatccacttcattcttacaacaggttactacttcttatcatgatatactaggtttgagttttcagctttctttgacaaacacaggagaagttataagtcagaaacatagactctctataatttcagtcgtcatgtcctcatatttcttcagacctgaaaaacctgagtgtgtttcaggtgacatgacttttgtcttaacctaactctggagagcctgtgttcgaatgtccccatattgctgttccacagaactgaacagtgttaactttctatagtgtggtatattcatcccaaactctcccgtgagcaatgttcaatgataattaatatttattcatttcttaactggtcagaatgaagaatgctgaatattttgacaccgtaatgttatgttgcagacaccaagtgacctgactgaaccctctggagaccatgaatggagtgagagatccacttcattcttacaacaggttactacttcttatcatgatatactaggtttgagttttcagctttctttgacaaacacaggagaagttataagtcagaaacatagactctccatgatttcagtcgtcatgtcctcatatttcttcagacctgaaaaacctgagtgtgtttcaggtgacatgacttttgtcttaacctaactctggagagcctgtgttcgaatgtccccatattgctgttccacagaactgaacagtgttaactttctatagtgtggtatattcatcccgaactctcccgtgagcaatgttcaatgataattaatatttattcatttcttaactggtcaaaatgaagaatgctgaatattttgacaccgtaatgttatgttgcagacaccgagtgacctgactgaaccctctggagaccatgaatggaatgatagatacacttcatccttacaacaggttactacttcttgtcatgatatactaggtttgagttttcagctttctttgacaaacacagaagaagttataaatcagaaacatggactctccataatttcagtcgtcatgtcctcatatttcttcagacctgaaaaacctgagtgtgtttcaggtgacatgacttttgtcttaacctacctctggagagcctgtgttcgaatgtccccatattgctgttccacagaactgaacagtgttaactttctatagtgtggtatattcatcccgaactctcccgtgagcaatgttcaatgataattaatatttattcatttcttaactggtcaaaatgaagaatgctgaatattttgacaccgtaatgttatgttgcagacaccgagtgacctgactgaaccctctggagaccatgaatggaatgatagatacacttcatccttacaacaggttactacttcttgtcatgatatactaggtttgagttttcagctttctttgacaaacacagaagaagttataaatcagaaacatggactctccatgatttcagtcgtcatgtcctcatatttcttgagacctgaaaaacctgagtgtgtttcaggtgacatgacttttgtcttaaccctacctctggagagcctgtgttcgaatgtccccatattgctgttacacagagctgaacagtgttaactttctatagtgtcttatattaatcccaaaccctcctgtgagcgatgttcaatgaataacaatgtttattcatttattaactaatcaggatgaataaatttgaatatttctgacactgcactgttgctatgttgcagacaccaagtgttccgatcctgatgaaaccttttgaagatcaagaaaggagtggaagatccacttcttccttacaacaggttactacgtcttatcattatatactaggtttgagttttcagctttctttgacaaacacaggagaagttataaatcagaaacatggactctccatgatttcagttgtcatgtcctcatatttcttcagacctgaaaaacctgagtgtgtttcaggtgacatgacttttgtcttaacctaactctggagagcctgtgttcgaatgtccccatattgctgttccacagaactgaacagtgttaactttctatagtgtggtatattcatcccaaactctcccgtgagcaatgttcaatgataattaatgtttattcatttcttaactggtcagaatgaagaatgctgaatattttgacaccgtaatgttatgttccagacaccaagtgacctgactgaaccctctggagaccatgaatggaatgagagataaattctcaaaattctcaaattttcaaaattctcattatttcctggaatatcttattttgattattttatttttccatttttaataaataatgccttcttttacaggtgggaataagagacgcacgtggacagattatgaagtgaaggctgttgagcgacatatgtttgatttcataacaagccataaagtttcaggtaaaacgagctgtgagtcctgtctccacgcagagccagcagctctgaacgacagaggctgggtgtccatcaaaaactacatccacaacaggatataactgcattaaaaagggaactgaatggctagtccattgaaatgcgagcacgtctgggtacatttcagttcaagttaactaaagcaatagcaatggtgcatttagggtgggatggtcaattatggatttcatatttgttgttggatactgtgtttcacgtttgttgtttcatgatcttcaagagcaatttggaaaattcttgaagatgtatgaacatgtaaattatactgtatatcaggcatgttccgatctgggcctggagagccactgtcgtgcctgttttccagctctcccggctgcatcacacctgtttcagatgatcagttcatcagtcagctctgatgcagcattagaacatcctgggagagctggaaaacaaaaagacagcggcccttgaggaccgaccttggacactcctgctgtatataaacgtacgtacgatatacaaacttctcacaaaagataggcttattaggtttgaggtgatattttggaaaaaccctaaaacatttgaattcatcctatttcaagaatttcaatactttttgaaaagttgcttttgtctaacggtagctaaagaagttgctacacacatggcacaatatatggccagattcattaaaaattcttcatcgcagtattcacattttgacataatcttcttcagttcaaacaaccctcatctattgcagtgctttgtgttatggagaggaggtggcatgttttctgtgttcataatttcatattgtcagcaattaaaaaataagaaagtggactgaccacatatttaaccgtctcttcttcttcacagcttattttactatcttgtattattaatgtgaatatttgagggatgacgggtataacgactgtttggcacattcgcctcacagttcagcaattgatatttgaatgtttgaatctgggcatccttcctttgtagagttctccccatgcctgagcatgacaattggacacatgtgcctaacatatactgttggtatgtaacatgagtcaatttaaaaatacacactttactcttagctggtcttcataagtcatatatacttgaaaatgatgtgtatccagggggctcaaaattcacaaaaacatgaaatggtagtgtgtttgaggtgactgtctccataatacacaaaaacctgtcaatgtcctcatatgtagtagttttgtcataaatcaaaaaaaaattacgtcctagccaaaatctgagtagatggctgtcttcctgattttttttcatggttaccatatttttttggagcctgtaggaccacgggaaaggcatgtacccatatgtcgggtgaacaaacggacgtcctgaaaatgcaccaaaacacgtatgtgtgtgtgtgtgtgtgtgtgtgtggtcgcaCAAAGCTGCACGATGCATGACCTCATAATGTGCATCAATGAGTTGGAGAGTGTGAAGATAAGCAGCGGTTACGGTCAGTCTTCATGCTTTTGATCAGTCGCCAGTGTCATGGAAGCAATGGACACACagcgctctgtgtgtgtgtgtgtgtgtgtgtgtgtgtgtgtgtgtgtgtgtgtgtgtttgtgtgtttgtgtgtgcgtgtgtgtgtggaatcaCAGGTTTGTGCATTATGCGCCAAGCAACAcaaattttctcttttttctgcGCCATCTGCCGCAGCCGCCCGAGACTGTGACCTTGCGCTCTCCCATTTCACACTCCCCTTACCCCCCCCTCCTATTTTTTATCTTCCCCACATCTCCCTCATCGTTTGCCTTTCTTGCGGCCACTTTGGTGTAATTAAGTCCACGGTAGGAGTGCTGCCGTCGCAACGCCATCTTTGCCATCCTGGCTGTGGCCTAAATTAAAAATTGATTTCTTTGACTGATTCCTCACACTGGGTGAATTCGCTCACTTCCCCGACTGCCTCGACCCCGCCCGTTCAACTTCTTATTGACTTTCGGGCGACAGCCTCCTCCCagtgtcacagtttttttttttaatgcgtctgtgtgtgcgtgtgtgtgtgtgtgtgtgtgtgtgtgcgtgtgtgtgtgtgtgtgatgtcatttttgtgtgATGCTCACTACCACCCATCTCATCAAACCTCAATCCCTCCTTGTTTCCAGTTGTTggacacttgattaggtacTCGGGAGATCCATGTAAGAGCTGTGGAATTATTAAAGGAATTATTAATAGAGGTTTCTGAGTGCCTATTGATATGTTACTTCAGCCCGAGTTAGTTCTTGTGTTTTCCAATCTAGCCAAGGATTGCAGTTCACCAAaccaaatatacaatacaatacaatacatgctgatttattttatacatatatatgtatatatgcaggcggcccggtagtccagtggttagcacgtcggcttcacagtgcagaggtaccgggttcgattccagctccggcctccttgtgtggagtttgcatgttctccccgggcctgcgtgggttttctccgggtgctccggtttcctcccacattccaaaaacatgcatggcaggctgattgaacactctaaattgtccctaggtatgaatgtgagcgtggatggttgttcgtctctgtgtgccctgcgattggctggcaacgattcagggtgtcccccgcctactgcccggagacggctgggatgggctccagcaccccccgcgaccctagtgaggatcaagcgcctcggaagatgaatgaatatatatatatatatatatatatatatatatatatatatatatatatatatatatatatatatatatatatacacaatccAATATGTCATTTTTCCACCATGGAGGTCCAGAGTTGTAAGTTTTTGATTTTTCATGATCGTTTTGACTTTACTTAATTTGgttggttttattttggagagcaggtttgttagttttatttgaaaaacaaaaccgctcaatttttaaaaaaaaatagttttagtattagttttcgtttttatatacactgtataccaGGGGTGCAATAGGTATCACATTGGTATtgagtttcttttttatttttttttaacactcccccaaaaaaatccctcaagattaaaaaaaatccctcaaaaAAACAGCTCAACCTTTTCAATCTCAGAGCTGCAGCAAGCTGAGGAAAAGATATGCAATGCGTGTCTTAGCCCATtgcctgtgcatgtgtgtgtgtgtgtgtgtgtgtgtgtcgggcgAGCTTGAAGCAGGTCgagaggaaaacacacagatgCAAATGCGCAAAAGCTGCTTCGCGCCATTACCTGGAGGACAGCCGGCGCCTCTGAAAGCTGTCTGGAAGGTGTTCAACAAATATGAATGGGggaaggggagtgggggggggggggggggggacaacccaAGAAGCAGGGATAATTTACTTTGCCCGTGGCTCCGAATCTATGATGAATGTAAAGACAAATTTGAGTGGGAACAAAAGAGCCACCTTCCATCAAAGGCTGCCTGCGTCAAGGCCGCAGGCAACATTTGGAGAACGTCGCTCCCTGGAAGCCTATTACGG
This window of the Hippocampus zosterae strain Florida chromosome 1, ASM2543408v3, whole genome shotgun sequence genome carries:
- the LOC127601956 gene encoding cell surface glycoprotein 1-like isoform X1, which gives rise to MLQTPSDGILTEPSGDQEGSERSTSSLQQTPSDLTEPSGDHEWNERSTSFLQQTPSDLTEPSGDHEWNDRYTSSLQQTPSVPILMKPFEDQERSGRSTSSLQQTPSDLTEPSGEQEWSERSTSSSQQTPSVPILMKPFEDQERSGRSTSSLQQTPSDLTEPSGDHEWNER
- the LOC127601956 gene encoding uncharacterized protein LOC127601956 isoform X2, with the translated sequence MLQTPSDLTEPSGDHEWNERSTSFLQQTPSDLTEPSGDHEWNDRYTSSLQQTPSVPILMKPFEDQERSGRSTSSLQQTPSDLTEPSGEQEWSERSTSSSQQTPSVPILMKPFEDQERSGRSTSSLQQTPSDLTEPSGDHEWNER